The following are from one region of the Hyla sarda isolate aHylSar1 chromosome 6, aHylSar1.hap1, whole genome shotgun sequence genome:
- the LOC130277613 gene encoding protein B4 isoform X1, giving the protein MAPKKAVAAVVAVEKETESESASASEETKAKPKVVKLKTLGHPPTLTMVVEVLKKNPERKGTSVPAIRNHILAAHPTVDAIRLKFLLRSALNKGIEKGILIRPPNSNATGATGRFKLAKPGLKSKGNVSENVDPNVQPKEKTVKSKEKVKKVVKKVSKKPKADKESKAEENTEEDNDTDKKEETPEPQGAASKPKKQATGNKNKAPAPAKKPKSKTVAAEEGEKPKKVSAKKAGSAKTKETEEKSSVKGKK; this is encoded by the exons ATGGCTCCTAAGAAAGCAGTGGCTGCAGTAGTGGCTGTAGAGAAGGAAACTGAAAGTGAAAGTGCATCTGCAAGTG AGGAAACTAAAGCAAAGCCCAAAGTAGTAAAGCTGAAGACCCTTGGCCACCCTCCAACACTCACCATGGTGGTTGAAGTTCTCAAAAAGAACCCTGAGAGGAAGGGAACATCAGTGCCGGCCATCCGCAATCATATCCTGGCTGCACATCCCACTGTTGACGCCATAAGGCTAAAGTTCCTACTGAGGTCTGCTTTGAACAAGGGTATTGAGAAAGGGATTCTCATCAGGCCTCCAAACTCCAATGCCACAGGAGCCACTGGCCGTTTCAAG CTGGCTAAGCCTGGATTGAAATCTAAAGGGAACGTGTCTGAGAATGTGGATCCTAATGTTCAACCAAAGGAGAAAACTGTGAAGTCCAAGGAAAAGGTCAAGAAGGTGGTTAAGAAGGTCTCAAAAAAACCAAAGGCTGATAAAGAGTCAAAAG CAGAAGAGAATACTGAGGAGGACAATGATACAGACAAAAAGGAAGAGACTCCTGAG CCCCAGGGAGCTGCCAGTAAGCCAAAGAAGCAAGCCACAGGGAATAAAAATAAAGCCCCAGCACCTGCAAAGAagccaaagtccaaaactgtagCTGCTGAGGAAGGTGAGAAGCCTAAAAAAGTGTCAGCCAAGAAGGCTGGATCGGCAAAGACCAAAGAGACTGAGGAAAAATCTTCAGTGAAAGGGAAGAAGTGA
- the LOC130277613 gene encoding protein B4 isoform X2, whose protein sequence is MAPKKAVAAVVAVEKETESESASASEETKAKPKVVKLKTLGHPPTLTMVVEVLKKNPERKGTSVPAIRNHILAAHPTVDAIRLKFLLRSALNKGIEKGILIRPPNSNATGATGRFKLAKPGLKSKGNVSENVDPNVQPKEKTVKSKEKVKKVVKKVSKKPKADKESKEENTEEDNDTDKKEETPEPQGAASKPKKQATGNKNKAPAPAKKPKSKTVAAEEGEKPKKVSAKKAGSAKTKETEEKSSVKGKK, encoded by the exons ATGGCTCCTAAGAAAGCAGTGGCTGCAGTAGTGGCTGTAGAGAAGGAAACTGAAAGTGAAAGTGCATCTGCAAGTG AGGAAACTAAAGCAAAGCCCAAAGTAGTAAAGCTGAAGACCCTTGGCCACCCTCCAACACTCACCATGGTGGTTGAAGTTCTCAAAAAGAACCCTGAGAGGAAGGGAACATCAGTGCCGGCCATCCGCAATCATATCCTGGCTGCACATCCCACTGTTGACGCCATAAGGCTAAAGTTCCTACTGAGGTCTGCTTTGAACAAGGGTATTGAGAAAGGGATTCTCATCAGGCCTCCAAACTCCAATGCCACAGGAGCCACTGGCCGTTTCAAG CTGGCTAAGCCTGGATTGAAATCTAAAGGGAACGTGTCTGAGAATGTGGATCCTAATGTTCAACCAAAGGAGAAAACTGTGAAGTCCAAGGAAAAGGTCAAGAAGGTGGTTAAGAAGGTCTCAAAAAAACCAAAGGCTGATAAAGAGTCAAAAG AAGAGAATACTGAGGAGGACAATGATACAGACAAAAAGGAAGAGACTCCTGAG CCCCAGGGAGCTGCCAGTAAGCCAAAGAAGCAAGCCACAGGGAATAAAAATAAAGCCCCAGCACCTGCAAAGAagccaaagtccaaaactgtagCTGCTGAGGAAGGTGAGAAGCCTAAAAAAGTGTCAGCCAAGAAGGCTGGATCGGCAAAGACCAAAGAGACTGAGGAAAAATCTTCAGTGAAAGGGAAGAAGTGA
- the LOC130277613 gene encoding protein B4 isoform X3, whose amino-acid sequence MEETKAKPKVVKLKTLGHPPTLTMVVEVLKKNPERKGTSVPAIRNHILAAHPTVDAIRLKFLLRSALNKGIEKGILIRPPNSNATGATGRFKLAKPGLKSKGNVSENVDPNVQPKEKTVKSKEKVKKVVKKVSKKPKADKESKAEENTEEDNDTDKKEETPEPQGAASKPKKQATGNKNKAPAPAKKPKSKTVAAEEGEKPKKVSAKKAGSAKTKETEEKSSVKGKK is encoded by the exons ATGG AGGAAACTAAAGCAAAGCCCAAAGTAGTAAAGCTGAAGACCCTTGGCCACCCTCCAACACTCACCATGGTGGTTGAAGTTCTCAAAAAGAACCCTGAGAGGAAGGGAACATCAGTGCCGGCCATCCGCAATCATATCCTGGCTGCACATCCCACTGTTGACGCCATAAGGCTAAAGTTCCTACTGAGGTCTGCTTTGAACAAGGGTATTGAGAAAGGGATTCTCATCAGGCCTCCAAACTCCAATGCCACAGGAGCCACTGGCCGTTTCAAG CTGGCTAAGCCTGGATTGAAATCTAAAGGGAACGTGTCTGAGAATGTGGATCCTAATGTTCAACCAAAGGAGAAAACTGTGAAGTCCAAGGAAAAGGTCAAGAAGGTGGTTAAGAAGGTCTCAAAAAAACCAAAGGCTGATAAAGAGTCAAAAG CAGAAGAGAATACTGAGGAGGACAATGATACAGACAAAAAGGAAGAGACTCCTGAG CCCCAGGGAGCTGCCAGTAAGCCAAAGAAGCAAGCCACAGGGAATAAAAATAAAGCCCCAGCACCTGCAAAGAagccaaagtccaaaactgtagCTGCTGAGGAAGGTGAGAAGCCTAAAAAAGTGTCAGCCAAGAAGGCTGGATCGGCAAAGACCAAAGAGACTGAGGAAAAATCTTCAGTGAAAGGGAAGAAGTGA
- the LOC130277613 gene encoding protein B4 isoform X4 has translation MVVEVLKKNPERKGTSVPAIRNHILAAHPTVDAIRLKFLLRSALNKGIEKGILIRPPNSNATGATGRFKLAKPGLKSKGNVSENVDPNVQPKEKTVKSKEKVKKVVKKVSKKPKADKESKAEENTEEDNDTDKKEETPEPQGAASKPKKQATGNKNKAPAPAKKPKSKTVAAEEGEKPKKVSAKKAGSAKTKETEEKSSVKGKK, from the exons ATGGTGGTTGAAGTTCTCAAAAAGAACCCTGAGAGGAAGGGAACATCAGTGCCGGCCATCCGCAATCATATCCTGGCTGCACATCCCACTGTTGACGCCATAAGGCTAAAGTTCCTACTGAGGTCTGCTTTGAACAAGGGTATTGAGAAAGGGATTCTCATCAGGCCTCCAAACTCCAATGCCACAGGAGCCACTGGCCGTTTCAAG CTGGCTAAGCCTGGATTGAAATCTAAAGGGAACGTGTCTGAGAATGTGGATCCTAATGTTCAACCAAAGGAGAAAACTGTGAAGTCCAAGGAAAAGGTCAAGAAGGTGGTTAAGAAGGTCTCAAAAAAACCAAAGGCTGATAAAGAGTCAAAAG CAGAAGAGAATACTGAGGAGGACAATGATACAGACAAAAAGGAAGAGACTCCTGAG CCCCAGGGAGCTGCCAGTAAGCCAAAGAAGCAAGCCACAGGGAATAAAAATAAAGCCCCAGCACCTGCAAAGAagccaaagtccaaaactgtagCTGCTGAGGAAGGTGAGAAGCCTAAAAAAGTGTCAGCCAAGAAGGCTGGATCGGCAAAGACCAAAGAGACTGAGGAAAAATCTTCAGTGAAAGGGAAGAAGTGA